A genome region from Crossiella equi includes the following:
- a CDS encoding pirin family protein: protein MSAAQPLVEVRRAADRASTKISWLDSKHSFSFGGRYDPANTHHGLLLVNNDDVVSPGTGFDTHPHQDMEIVTWVLRGSLVHQDSTGHSGVIYPGLAQRMSAGSGILHSEKNDSWRLAGGDAHVEPVHFVQMWVVPDEAGITPGYEQLEIDEALLSGGLVPVASGMDRHAGESAIRIRNRYAALHAARLGAGQSVTLPEAPFLHLFVPRGAVTLEGSGALSTGDAARFTATGGQRVTATEDAEILAWEMHARIA, encoded by the coding sequence ATGAGCGCCGCGCAGCCGCTGGTCGAGGTCCGACGGGCAGCCGACCGGGCCTCGACGAAGATCTCCTGGCTGGACTCCAAGCACTCCTTCTCCTTCGGCGGCCGCTACGACCCGGCCAACACCCACCACGGGCTGCTGCTGGTCAACAACGACGACGTGGTCAGCCCGGGGACGGGGTTCGACACCCACCCGCACCAGGACATGGAGATCGTGACCTGGGTGCTGCGCGGCTCGCTCGTGCACCAGGACTCCACCGGCCACTCGGGCGTGATCTACCCCGGGCTGGCCCAGCGGATGAGCGCGGGCAGCGGCATCCTGCACTCGGAGAAGAACGACTCGTGGCGTCTGGCGGGCGGGGACGCGCACGTGGAGCCGGTGCACTTCGTGCAGATGTGGGTGGTGCCGGACGAGGCCGGGATCACCCCGGGCTACGAGCAGCTGGAGATCGACGAGGCGTTGCTGTCCGGCGGCCTCGTCCCGGTGGCGTCCGGAATGGACCGGCACGCGGGCGAGTCGGCCATCAGGATCCGGAACAGGTACGCGGCGCTGCACGCGGCCCGGCTGGGCGCCGGGCAGAGCGTGACGCTGCCGGAGGCGCCGTTCCTGCACCTCTTCGTACCGCGTGGGGCGGTCACGCTGGAGGGCTCGGGCGCGCTGTCCACAGGGGACGCGGCGCGGTTCACCGCGACCGGCGGACAGCGGGTGACCGCGACCGAGGACGCGGAGATCCTGGCCTGGGAGATGCACGCGCGGATTGCCTGA